The Syntrophaceae bacterium genomic interval CAGGTCGGGGGCCTCCTGTTTGCGCCGGCATTCGCCGTGCCGGCCTATCTCGTCACGAGGCGGCTGCTTGCCGCCTGGAGGGCCGGAAAGACATGACCACGCCCCGGAAAATCCTGCGCTCCCGGGGGCTCCGCCCCAGGAAGAGACTGGGACAGTGTTTTCTTCAGGACCGCAACATCCTGGAGAAGATCGCCGCCATGGCGGATGTCGCCGAAGACGGAACGGTGGTCGAGATCGGGGCCGGAACGGGGGCCCTGACGGAGCTTCTCGCGGGGATAGCCGGCCATGTCCTGGCCGTTGAGGTGGACTCACGGATGACGGAAATCCTCCGGGAACGATTCCATGATCGAGGCAACGTCGAGATTCTCCAGCGGGACGTCCTGGCCGTCGATTTTTCGCTTCTCGCCGACGAGGCGGGCGGGGAAAAGATCACAGTAGTTGGGAATATTCCCTATTCCCTGTCGACTCCGATCCTGTTTCATCTGCTGGCTCACCGGAAGCGGATCCGGGCGGCGGTCCTGATGTTCCAGAAGGAGCTGGCAGCGCGGCTGGCGGCCGGCCCGGGTACGAAGGAGTACGGAATCCCGTCGGTCATGGTGGCGGCCTTTGCCCGCGTGACCCAACGGCTGGATGTTCCGGCGACCTGTTTCTATCCCATTCCCCGGGTCCACTCCCGGGTGCTGCGCTTCGAATTTCTTGAGGAATCGCCTTTCGTATTCGGAGAAGAGCTGTATTTTACAGCACTTGTCCGGGCGGCCTTCGCCAACCGGAGAAAGACAATATTCAACAATCTCAAAGGAGTGTCGCTGGGATTGCCCGGGAATTGCAATCTCGGGAGCCTGCTTACAACCGCAGGAATCGATCCGGGGCGCCGGGGAGAAACCCTGTCTCCCGCCGAGTTCGGCCGTCTCAGCGCCTTTCTTCTGGACGCCGCTCGAAAAGGACTTGACAACGGAGACCCTGTTTGATACGGCGTCACTGGCCGCTTGGATCCGCAGGACGGACTGAGACGGAAAGGTCAGGCAAAAGATTTGATCCGCAGTAAACCCGGCCTCCCGTCTCCCGACGGCGAGGCTTTATTTTTGGGGGATTGCGGAGATGATCCAGATCATCGAAACGGTTCGGGAGATGCAGACTTTCTCGGAGTCGCTCCGAAGACAGGGAAAGACGATCTCCTTTGTTCCCACGATGGGTTTCTTTCACGAGGGACACCTCGACCTCATGCGGGAAGGCCGCGAGCGCGCCGACTGCCTGGTGGTCAGCATCTACGTGAACCCGACCCAGTTCGGCCCCGCGGAGGACCTGGACCGTTATCCACGGGACTTCGACCGGGACCGCCGGCTGGCTGAATCCGTCGGGGTGGACGTGATCTACTTCCCGTCGAACCCGGAGATGTACCCCCCCCATTACCAGACTTATGTCAACGTGGAGGAAGTGACCGACAACCTCTGCGGTCTCTCCCGGCCCGGGCACTTCCGGGGCGTCACCACCGTCTGCTGCAAGCTGTTCAACATCGTCAAGCCCCACGTCACCATTTTCGGGAAGAAAGATTTCCAGCAGCTCGCCGCGATCCGGCGGATGGTGGAGGACCTCAACATGGACCTGGACGTGGTGGCCATGCAGACCACCCGGGAGGCCGACGGCCTCGCCATGAGTTCAAGGAACACCTACCTGAAGCCGGAGGAGAGGGAGTCGGCACTCAGCCTTTCCCGCTCCCTCAAGAGGGCCCAGGAGCGGTACGCAGGCGGCGAGCGGGACGCGGCAGCCATCATCGCGGAAGCGAAGGCATTCATTTCATCCCACCCCTTCACGAAGATCGACTACGTCCAGATCTGCGACACGGCCACCATGAAAGATGTGGAGCGGATCGAGGGAACCTGCGTCATGGCTCTGGCCGTGCGGGTGGGGAACACAAGGCTCATCGACAATTCCGTTTTCGGAGAGCCCCTGGAGCTATAGGTGCCCGGGGGACCCGAAAACGAAAAACAATGAATATGTAAGGACAAGGGGCGCGCCATGCAACGGTTCATGCTGAAATCGAAGATCCACCGGGCCACGGTCACCGATGCGGACCTTCACTACGAGGGCAGCGTTACCATCGACGAAAAACTCCTGAAGGCGGCGGACATCCTCCCCTACGAGAAAGTGGCGATCTACGACGTTGACAACGGGGAGCGGTTCACCACCTATGCGATCACCGGGAAGGCCGGGTCCGGCGTCATCTGTCTCAACGGCGCGGCGGCCCGGAAAGTCTCCCGGGGCGACCTGGTCATCATCGCCAGCTATGTCACGGTGGATGATGCGGCGGCGAAGAAGTGGTCCCCCAAGTGCGTCTTCGTGGACGAAAAGAACCGGATCAAGAAGCGCGACAAGTGACACGGACCACCGTTCCGACCCGCCGGAAGAGCGCCAGGCCTGCCGGTGGATTCATGGAGCAGCTTTCCCTTCCTCTCGTTACGGGGGCGCGGGACCTTCGGGAGCGCCTGGAGACAAGCCTGCGCCGCCCCGTCCATCTTATCCTCACAGACAATCACGTCTCGATGATTCGTGTCCGGACGGCCCCCGACGGTGTCCGACTGCGGCTCCACCGCATCTTCCTCGATGCCGGCGACGAGGTCCTCCGCGAGGTCGTCCGTTTCGCCCGCACGCGGAAAAGCCCCGGCCCGATCCTGGGGGATTTTATCCGCGGCCACCTGCGGGACCAGCCCGAACCCTCCACACGATCCGTTCGCATCCAGCCGCAGGGAAGGCACTATAATCTCCAAGTCATTTTCGACGAGCTGAATCGAATCTATTTTGAAAACCGTATCTCGGTTCCCATCACCTGGGGCCAGGGAAGGGCGTCCCGCCGCGTCCGGCGCCGGATTCTGGGAAGCTACAGCAGCCGGACGGGGACGATCCGCATTCATCCGTGGCTGGACCGGAAAACCGTTCCCTTCTACGTGCTGGAGTATGTGGTCTATCACGAGATGCTCCATGCCGATCTGGGAGCCGGCGTGAAGAACGGGCGACGGGTCATTCACTCCGCCGAGTTCCGGCGCCGGGAGCGTCTCTTTGCCCGTTGGACCGAGGCGGAGGCCTGGAGAGGGTAGGGTGGGCGGCATCGCTGCGGCGGGAGCCGCAGGTTACGGGTGTTCACGCCGGACGCCCGCAATGCAGGCGACGCCGGCGTGGCTCGACAGGAATCCCAGGAGGACTTCATTGAAGGCCTCCGTCTGGTCGATCGGAGTGAGGTGGCGCGACTTCCGGATCACGGCCAGTTCAGCCCCGGGAATCTGCCGGGCATAGGCCTCCTTGAGGGAAACGGGCGTGTAGTCCTGGTCTGCCGTGACAATGAGGACAGGACAGCGGATTTCCCCGAGACGGTCGGCCACGCTCCAGCCCGTGAGGGCCTTCATGGAGGCCAGGTAGGCCCTCCGGTCGTTATCCGCCCAGCGGGCGACCATGGTGTCGTGCAGATCCTTCTGGTGCAATTCCGGAAGCAGCATATCCGCCAGAATAGTCCCCATCTTCCGCATCCCCAGGAAGCGCACAATGAGACGACGGAGAAAGAACGCCCGCCGGTCCCGGCTGCTCGTCAAGACGAGCGCGGGCCCGCTGTTGACGACGGTCAGGCTCTTCACGAGTTCCGGTTCGTCGACGGCTAGCTGGAAAGCCGTCATTCCCCCCATGGACAGGCCCACGATATGCGCCGGTGCAGCCCCGACGGCCTTCAGGAACGCCGCCGCGTCCTGTGCGAATTGGGGGATGCTGTAAAGCCCCTTCGGCTTGTCCGTCCTTCCGTGTCCCCGGCTGTCGAAGGTTACAACCTGGAAGCAACTGGAGAAAAACGCTACCTGCCGTTCCCAGTCGCGGGTGCTCGACCCCAGTCCGTGCAGAAAGACAAGGGGCTCTCCCGACCCCGAGGCCTCAAAATAGAGATTCAGATCGTTCACACGAATATGCGGCACGACGTCCTCCTTGCGCGTCCGGTCATTCGTTCCCCGGCGTTCAGGCCCTTCCGGACGGATCGCCGTCCGTCGTCCACAGCCGGTAGGGATTTTGAGCCAGGTTCACGTTGAAATAACGGGAATCCGTCGAGACTTCCTTTCCCGCCCACGGAGGCGCCGACACCGGCTGATCTTCCCGCTCCAACTCGACCTCCGCCAGAATCAGCCCCTCATTGTCGCCCAGAAATTCATCGATTTCCCAGGTCAGGCCGCCATAACGGACACGTCGGCGCCGTTTCTCGATCCAGGGCCGGGGGCAGAGCCGCTCCAGCATCTCTTCGGCATCGGTCTGCGGGATGGGATACTCGTATTCGAGGCGGGTCAGCCCCGAGAGGAGGGACTTGACGGCCAGGAAGGCTTTTTCCCCGCAAATCCGGATCCTGACGACACAGGTAACATCCGACCGGAGATACCCCTGTCGATACAGGACGCCGTCGTCATCCGAGCGCCAGGAATCGTTGCAGACGAGGTATTTGCGCTCGATTTCACGGGCCATGCGAGTTTGCTCCTCCATCGTTCATTTTACGCGACCCGGTTTGTGCCGGATGGGCATGACTGAATCCATACGGGATGAAACAGGGATGTGTCAAGGAATCCCGGTTACAAGGTCCACTCCCCACCGGAGTTGCCCGGACACGCCCCCGCACCCGCAAGCTGATCGTTGCCGCACTTTCCACACTCCCGCTTCAGTCCGGTTTCTGATTGCAGGATATGCCGGGATGCTTGCAAAATAGGCCCCGTATGTTTATCATGACCGCGCTGTTCGCTCCCGGGGAGGTCTGACGAGATGGACGTTCTTGCCTTGAGCCGCCTGCAGTTTGCCGCCACAGCCGGTTTCCACTTCCTGTTCGTTCCGCTGACCCTGGGGTTGTCCATCCTGGTGGCCTTCATGGAAAGCCGCTGGGTCGCCACGGGGAATCCCATGTACCTGAGGATGACCCGCTTCTGGGGAAAGCTGTTCCTCATCAATTTCATCCTCGGCGTCGTCACGGGACTCACCATGGAGTTCCAGTTCGGCATGAACTGGGCGGAATACTCCCGTTTCGTCGGCGATGTTTTCGGCGTTCCGCTGGCCATCGAGGCGACGGTGGCCTTCTTCCTGGAATCCACTTTCATCGGGCTCTGGATCTTCGGATGGAACCGGGTGTCGAAGCGCGTGCACGCCTTCGCCATGTGGATGGTCGCCTTCGCCACCAACCTTTCGGCCCTCTGGATTCTGCTGGCCAACGGCTGGATGCAGCATCCGGTCGGCTATGTGATCCGGAACGGCCGCGCCGAGATGGTCGATTTCTGGGCCCTCGTGACCAACAGTTACGCCTGGTGGAAATTCTTCCACACGGTCCTGTCGGGATACGTCGTGGCTGCCTTCTTCGTCCTGGGGATTTCGGCCTGGCACCTGCTCCGGAAAAACGAGCGGCCTCTCTTCACGGCCTCGTTCCGCATGGCCGCCGTCTTCGGCCTCGCCAGTTCCATCCTGATCATCGCAGCCGGCGATTTCGCCGCCAAGGACGTGGCGAAAGTTCAGCCGACCAAGCTGGCCGCCATGGAATCCGTTTGGGAAACAAGGAGCGCCGCGCCATTCTACGTGCTCCTCATTCCCGACACGAAGAACGAGCGAAACGCCGTGGAGGCGATTCCCATTCCCGGCATCGTCAGCTTTCTTTCCTTCGGCGATTTCAAGGCGGAGGTGAAGGGACTCAAGGAGTTCCCGAAAGAGAACCGGCCACCCGTCATGGAGGTGTTTGCCAGTTTCCGGACGATGGTTGCCCTGGGGGGGCTCTTTGTTCTCCTGTCGGGTCTGGCCCTGTTTCTCGTCTGGAAGGATAAGCTCGATGGATACCCATGGTTCCTCAAGATTCTCTTTTACGCCATCCCGCTGCCCTATATCGCCGCCCAGCTCGGATGGACGGTGGCGGAGGTAGGCCGCCAGCCCTGGCTCGTCTATGGCGTTTACAGGACCGCCGAGGGAGTCTCCCGCAACGTTGCGACGGAGCAGGTGATCCTGTCCCTTGCCGGATTTACGCTGTTTTACGGGTTTCTTGGGCTCCTGGATGTTTACCTGCTGGCAAAATTTGCCCGGAAGGGGCCAGAGCCCGCCCCGGCAGAGGCGATCGGTCCGGAGGGGGCATGATATGGAATATCAGGTGATCTGGTTCTTTCTATGGGGCCTGCTGTGGGCGGTTTATTTCATGACCGACGGCTTCGACCTGGGTGTGGGAATCCTTCTCCCTGTCTTGGGCGGAGACGAAGGCGAGCGGCGGGTGATGCTCCGCACGGTGGGTCCCGTCTGGGATGGAAACGAGGTGTGGCTCGTGACGGCGGGCGGGGCCACTTTTGCCGCCTTCCCCGGAGTCTATGCCCTCCTGTTCAGCGCTCTGTATACGCCGCTCCTGCTCGTGTTGTTCGCGCTGATCGTCCGGGGGGTTGGGTTTGAGTTTCGGGAGAAGGGAACGTCGGAATCCTGGAAACGGCGGTGGGATACGGCGATCTCCATCAGCAGCACCCTGATCGCGTTTCTGTTCGGGGTTACCTTCGGGAATCTTTTCATCGGTCTGCCCATCGACGCCAACGGTTATACGGGAGGGATCGCCGGGCTTCTGAACCTTTACGGGCTCCTCACGGGATTCCTGTTCCTGCTTCTTTTTGCCGTTCACGGCTCCCTGTGGGTTGCCTGGAAGACCGAAGGCGGACTGGCCGTCCGGGCGGCGGAATTTGCCGGGAAAGCCTGGGCGGCCCTGGCGGTTTTCCTTTTCCTCTTTCTCCTTTATACGGCTTCGTCCACGGGGCTTGACCGCAATTTCGTTTCCTTTCCCCTTCTTCTCGGATTTCCACTGGCGGCGCTGGCCGCACTGGCGGGAATCCGTTTCTTCCTGGGACGCAGCCGTCCACTGGCAGCCTTTCTGGCCTCTTGCACGGCGGTTCTTTTCACCATTTCCACGGGCATCGCCTCAATCTATCCGAATCTGGTGCCTTCCCGGCTCGATCCGGCGTACAGCGCCACCCTCTTCAATGCCTCGTCGAGCCTCTATACACTGAAGATCATGACTATTGTGGCCCTGGTGTTCGTTCCGATGGTGGTCGCATACCAGATCTGGGTCTATCGGGTTTTCCGCCATAAGGTCAATTCCTCGGAAGGTGCAGAAGGGGAAGAGGGATATTGATCTTCGGATTGATTGAGGGGGTTGAAAGGAAAATAAAAAAAGGGTGGATGGAAAAGGAGGGAACCTGAAAACCATCCACCCCGTATTAAACCGGGAGGTAACCGGTAACCCACACCTCCCGGATTCTCTTTAGGGGGTCGGTGGGTGGAAAGGAGGGAACAGAAACCACCCACCGATTAAAAACAATCATCACACTCGGCAGTCGCGTCAAAACTACTCTGGAAGAAAAAAGCGGATACTCTGTTCTTTTGGAATATCTCCTTTCTTTTCTTCGTCCTGTTCTTTCTTTGCCCGGCTGTCACTCCCGCCTTCTGCAGACAGGAAAAATTCTTCTTCCGTTAATCCTTGACCGTTACCCTGAATGACTGAAGACACCGAATCAATGTTCGAACTCTTGCGCTTTCCTTTGTCCGTTGAGCTCTTGTACATTCGTTGCCAGATTCTTGTTTTCTTATATCTCCCAATGGTGCTCGGGTTTGTTTGTTTATGTGCTTCGCAATATCAATGCCAGAAGGTCGATGGAGAGAAAGAAAAAGAACGAAATATGTGTATCTATCTGAATATATAAGATAAATAGCCGCGTGTAGAGTTGCTGTTTTGCTGCGGAATGACAGAGCGGAGGCAGGAGATAGAGAATTCTGAAACTCAATCTGTGCGAATGGCGCACACGGTTTTCGTCATGAGTGTATAACTTATTGATATAATGGTTGAATATGATGTAGTGCGCAATGTGAACGCGTGTGCGAGAATCGCACAGTTACGGTGTGGATTTGTTCTGACTGAAGAGCTTCTTTTCTTCCCGGATGAATTTGTATCTCGATACACCTATTAATTTCGCGGCCTTGGCTTTGTTCCCTGAGCTTTGTTCGAGGGCTTGGGTGATGATTTTTTCTCGAATTTCGTGAGCGATTTTTTCCACAACTTCGTCGTAATGGATCCCTCCAATGGACAGTTGAGAAAAGAAATTGTCCAGAGAGATCTTTGGCATCCCGGCCGTCGACGCGGCTTTCATTTCCATGGGCAGGTTGGCCACCGTGATAAACGGACCGATATTCTGCATAATCATGATCCGCTCAATGATGTTCCGCAGCTCCCGGACATTGCCGGGCCAGGGGTAATTCTGGAGAACTTCCTGGGCTTCCTTCGTGAATCCGCGGACATTCCTGCGGAATTTCCGATTGAACTCGTCCACGTAGTAACGAGCCAAAAGCAGGATATCCGGCGTCCGCTCGCGAAGGGGGGGGAGTGCGACCGGGACGACGCTGATCCGGTAGAAGAGGTCCTCACGGAACTGGCCGTCCGCCACCATCTTGTTGAGGTCCCTGTTGGTTGCAAAAACGAAACGAACGTCGATGGGAATGTTTTCCGTGCCCCCCAGCCGGCGGATGTGTCTGTCTTCCAGCATGCGCAGAAATTTCGCCTGCAGGGGAAAGCTCATGTCTCCGATTTCATCCAGCAGCATCGTCCCGCCCTGGGCCGATTCGAGGAGGCCGATCTTCCTTTTCTTGGCATCCGTGAATGCCCCTGCTTCGTAACCGAAAAGTTCGCTCTCCAGGAGAGGACCCGGGATGGCGGCGCAGTTGACATCGACAAAGGGCTTTCCCTTGCGGTTGCTCTGCCGGTGGATCGCCCGGGCGATGAGCTCCTTCCCCGTACCGCTTTCCCCCTGGACCAGGATATTCGTATCGTGCCCGGCAATGTCCTCGATCATGTGGAAAATGTCGATCATCTGCTCCGACTTGCCAAGGATGTTATGGTACCCAAGCAGAATTTCCTGGTTCTCGCGCAGCTTCTCAACCTCGGACT includes:
- the rsmA gene encoding ribosomal RNA small subunit methyltransferase A, which codes for MTTPRKILRSRGLRPRKRLGQCFLQDRNILEKIAAMADVAEDGTVVEIGAGTGALTELLAGIAGHVLAVEVDSRMTEILRERFHDRGNVEILQRDVLAVDFSLLADEAGGEKITVVGNIPYSLSTPILFHLLAHRKRIRAAVLMFQKELAARLAAGPGTKEYGIPSVMVAAFARVTQRLDVPATCFYPIPRVHSRVLRFEFLEESPFVFGEELYFTALVRAAFANRRKTIFNNLKGVSLGLPGNCNLGSLLTTAGIDPGRRGETLSPAEFGRLSAFLLDAARKGLDNGDPV
- a CDS encoding pantoate--beta-alanine ligase, whose protein sequence is MQIIETVREMQTFSESLRRQGKTISFVPTMGFFHEGHLDLMREGRERADCLVVSIYVNPTQFGPAEDLDRYPRDFDRDRRLAESVGVDVIYFPSNPEMYPPHYQTYVNVEEVTDNLCGLSRPGHFRGVTTVCCKLFNIVKPHVTIFGKKDFQQLAAIRRMVEDLNMDLDVVAMQTTREADGLAMSSRNTYLKPEERESALSLSRSLKRAQERYAGGERDAAAIIAEAKAFISSHPFTKIDYVQICDTATMKDVERIEGTCVMALAVRVGNTRLIDNSVFGEPLEL
- a CDS encoding aspartate 1-decarboxylase, with product MQRFMLKSKIHRATVTDADLHYEGSVTIDEKLLKAADILPYEKVAIYDVDNGERFTTYAITGKAGSGVICLNGAAARKVSRGDLVIIASYVTVDDAAAKKWSPKCVFVDEKNRIKKRDK
- a CDS encoding M48 family metallopeptidase, with amino-acid sequence MTRTTVPTRRKSARPAGGFMEQLSLPLVTGARDLRERLETSLRRPVHLILTDNHVSMIRVRTAPDGVRLRLHRIFLDAGDEVLREVVRFARTRKSPGPILGDFIRGHLRDQPEPSTRSVRIQPQGRHYNLQVIFDELNRIYFENRISVPITWGQGRASRRVRRRILGSYSSRTGTIRIHPWLDRKTVPFYVLEYVVYHEMLHADLGAGVKNGRRVIHSAEFRRRERLFARWTEAEAWRG
- a CDS encoding alpha/beta fold hydrolase, with the protein product MPHIRVNDLNLYFEASGSGEPLVFLHGLGSSTRDWERQVAFFSSCFQVVTFDSRGHGRTDKPKGLYSIPQFAQDAAAFLKAVGAAPAHIVGLSMGGMTAFQLAVDEPELVKSLTVVNSGPALVLTSSRDRRAFFLRRLIVRFLGMRKMGTILADMLLPELHQKDLHDTMVARWADNDRRAYLASMKALTGWSVADRLGEIRCPVLIVTADQDYTPVSLKEAYARQIPGAELAVIRKSRHLTPIDQTEAFNEVLLGFLSSHAGVACIAGVRREHP
- a CDS encoding CYTH domain-containing protein — protein: MAREIERKYLVCNDSWRSDDDGVLYRQGYLRSDVTCVVRIRICGEKAFLAVKSLLSGLTRLEYEYPIPQTDAEEMLERLCPRPWIEKRRRRVRYGGLTWEIDEFLGDNEGLILAEVELEREDQPVSAPPWAGKEVSTDSRYFNVNLAQNPYRLWTTDGDPSGRA
- a CDS encoding cytochrome ubiquinol oxidase subunit I produces the protein MDVLALSRLQFAATAGFHFLFVPLTLGLSILVAFMESRWVATGNPMYLRMTRFWGKLFLINFILGVVTGLTMEFQFGMNWAEYSRFVGDVFGVPLAIEATVAFFLESTFIGLWIFGWNRVSKRVHAFAMWMVAFATNLSALWILLANGWMQHPVGYVIRNGRAEMVDFWALVTNSYAWWKFFHTVLSGYVVAAFFVLGISAWHLLRKNERPLFTASFRMAAVFGLASSILIIAAGDFAAKDVAKVQPTKLAAMESVWETRSAAPFYVLLIPDTKNERNAVEAIPIPGIVSFLSFGDFKAEVKGLKEFPKENRPPVMEVFASFRTMVALGGLFVLLSGLALFLVWKDKLDGYPWFLKILFYAIPLPYIAAQLGWTVAEVGRQPWLVYGVYRTAEGVSRNVATEQVILSLAGFTLFYGFLGLLDVYLLAKFARKGPEPAPAEAIGPEGA
- the cydB gene encoding cytochrome d ubiquinol oxidase subunit II, whose amino-acid sequence is MEYQVIWFFLWGLLWAVYFMTDGFDLGVGILLPVLGGDEGERRVMLRTVGPVWDGNEVWLVTAGGATFAAFPGVYALLFSALYTPLLLVLFALIVRGVGFEFREKGTSESWKRRWDTAISISSTLIAFLFGVTFGNLFIGLPIDANGYTGGIAGLLNLYGLLTGFLFLLLFAVHGSLWVAWKTEGGLAVRAAEFAGKAWAALAVFLFLFLLYTASSTGLDRNFVSFPLLLGFPLAALAALAGIRFFLGRSRPLAAFLASCTAVLFTISTGIASIYPNLVPSRLDPAYSATLFNASSSLYTLKIMTIVALVFVPMVVAYQIWVYRVFRHKVNSSEGAEGEEGY